A DNA window from Phragmites australis chromosome 11, lpPhrAust1.1, whole genome shotgun sequence contains the following coding sequences:
- the LOC133884055 gene encoding serine/threonine-protein phosphatase 7 long form homolog produces MTVTLRDVAMLTGLPIRGTPFNMHYDMKDVGLSMSWIHGLPQFSPCPPDADEATAMQHYEVYLYILLGGIMFCNTASDYVLPHILWLARELTSRPYEPTHYSLGSAVLAATYKGLCAATQRSTKMGSISGCLHLLQLWSWDYLPVCRPWVSKTYYPVPISDGVADDMRPTMGYRWLHARLRWSHHQDHGNYSWVISDLDVLSADLVEWDPWRSERVAEIATSGLIAPSCFRDSDLWMTRCFLLYMNNVEVYSPDRVQRQFGHRQLVPVPPPRDAGQAHERSAQGNASTHDWAEINAEHITRWIESGAVDVVVPAGQYDDSSYWEYLAWYQSRTRPTLLSGSVPPAPRPFPEDRARLLHVVGANIAANLTGKQASPNAPGCWTCRCSIAKGGGMTSSAWCQDTGLYRQTGAAECKRFMVDSNVVRDVAELCKELFIKV; encoded by the exons atgaccgttACTTTACGGGACGttgccatgctgaccgggctccCGATAAGGGGCACCCC GTTTAACATGCattatgacatgaaggatgtagggctctccatgtcatggattcatggcCTACCACAGTTCAGCCCTtgcccaccggatgcggacGAGGCAACAGCTATGCAgcattatgaggtgtacttgtatatCTTGCTTGGAGGCATAATGTTTTGCAACACGGCAAGTGATTATGTACTTCCGCATATTTTATGGTTAGCGCGTGAGCTCACATCACGTCCGTACGAGCCGACACATTACAGTTTgggatctgctgtgttggctgctacatacaaaggattgtgtgccgcAACCCAACGGTCAACAAAGATGGGATCTATTTCTGGTTGCCTACACCTTCTACAGCTCTGGAGCTGGGATTATCTCCCGGTGTGTCGACCGTGGGTGAGCAAGACCTACTATCCAGTTCCCATCTCTGACGGCGTCGCCGACGACATGAGGCCAACGATGGGTTATAGGTGGCTTCATGCCAGGCTGCGATGGAGTCACCaccaagaccatggaaactactcctgggtgatcagtgaccttgaTGTCCTCAGTGCCGATcttgtggagtgggatccatggcgtagtgaacgagtggccgaaattgcgactAGCGGCCTCATCGCACCATCTTGTTTCCGTGACTCCGACCTATGGATGACTAGATGTTTTCTGCTTTATATGAACAATGTAGAAGTGTATTCTCCTGACCGTGTGCAGAGGCAGTTTGGTCATCGTcagttggtgccagtacctcccccacgagacgctggtcaggcgcacga GAGGAGTGCCCAAGGAAACGCAAGCACCCACGACTGGGCGGAGATTAATGCAGAACACATAACCCGGTGGATAGAGTCTGGTGcagtggatgtcgtcgttcctgcgGGACAGTACGACGATAGctcgtactgggagtaccttgcgTGGTATCAATCACGAACGCgtcccaccttactcagcggcagCGTACCGCCAGCCCCTAGACCCTTCCCCGAAGATCGTGCCCGGCTTCTacatgtggtg GGTGCTAATATTGCAGCAAATCTAACTGGTAAACAAGCATCGCCTAATGCGCCGGGCT GCTGGACGTGCCGATGCTCGATCGCGAAGGGCGGTGGCATGACTTCAAGTGCGTGGTGCCAGGACACAGGCTTGTACCGCCAGACCGGGGCGGCGGAGTGCAAGCGGTTCATGGTTGACAGCAACGTGGTGCGCGACGTCGCGGAGCTGTGCAAGGAGCTGTTTATTAAGGTGTAG